Proteins co-encoded in one Pieris napi chromosome 10, ilPieNapi1.2, whole genome shotgun sequence genomic window:
- the LOC125053114 gene encoding serine/threonine-protein kinase PLK4, translating to MFGEKIEDYEILEHLGKGGFAHVYRARCRKTGYFVAIKMIDKALMARAGMIERVRQEVTIHSRLKHPAILELYTFFEDAHYVYLVLELAHNGELAKHFKLGTRGLSEKAAADIFRQVVSGVLYLHTHNIIHRDLSLNNLLLTKDLNVKIADFGLATQLNGPDEKHVTMCGTPNYISPEVASRELHGLPTDVWGLGCMLYTLLVGSPPFHTQHVKTTLNKVINADYKIPCELSFQAQDILQKLLCKDPSQRITLKAIMEHPFINNVLNVTGASKQDLSKDSGFLTTLHSTQHSNKLSSTRRNNSDYLSNNIINHCHLPSENANYNYQLEPKQNVNNIHHLGEHTDTNYISSGSGSFRIFPTNNQIHPQSVENFQPNPNTNIKSITEDIKRLGINKKPEVLLLNDDNKENLQKHCVSNSNTIGVPPLCADRLPIISHKTRNAILKIEPTGVSVEFIKKKGRDREEKIVEICNISKDGMKIIISTPDKGVELSNRSEQKPDEIFSYHNLPQKHWKKYLYAARFVDLVKAKTPKITLYSSLAKCQLMENGTDIEMFFYNGEKITYTSAEGLKVIDRQLRTHSNVNTPDSKYLYDHYEECSNRMKKIESALSGISDECYPLIIGKRPVQQLSHLDAVLPHNVHKNMNTPLLNYGSFHRATPCSSQAHSDKQHF from the coding sequence ATGTTTGGGGAGAAAATAGAAGATTATGAAATTTTAGAACATCTTGGCAAGGGTGGATTTGCACATGTATATAGAGCAAGATGCAGAAAAACAGGGTACTTTGTGGCTATCAAGATGATAGACAAAGCTTTAATGGCCAGAGCTGGTATGATAGAAAGAGTTAGACAAGAGGTCACAATACACTCTCGCTTAAAACACCCAGCAATCTTGGAATTATATACATTCTTTGAAGATGcacattatgtttatttagttttagaaTTAGCACACAATGGAGAACTAGCAAAGCACTTTAAATTAGGCACTCGAGGCCTTTCTGAGAAAGCAGCTGCTGATATTTTTAGACAAGTTGTGAGTGGAGTACTATATCTACATACTCATAACATTATACATAGGGACCTATCACTTAACAACTTATTATTGACTAAGGATTTAAATGTGAAGATTGCTGATTTTGGTTTAGCTACTCAATTAAATGGGCCTGATGAAAAGCATGTTACAATGTGTGGTACCCCAAATTATATATCACCTGAAGTTGCATCTCGTGAACTTCATGGCCTACCAACAGATGTATGGGGCTTAGGATGTATGCTTTACACATTGTTGGTTGGAAGTCCACCCTTTCATACACAACATGTTAAAACCACTCTCAACAAAGTCATCAATGCTGATTACAAAATTCCCTGCGAATTGTCATTTCAAGCTCAGGACATCTTACAGAAATTATTGTGTAAAGATCCATCACAAAGAATTACCTTAAAAGCTATAATGGAGcatccttttattaataatgttttaaatgtaactgGAGCATCTAAACAAGACCTATCTAAAGACTCAGGATTTCTGACTACTTTACACAGTACGCAGCACAGTAACAAATTAAGTTCTACCAGGAGAAACAATTCtgattatttaagtaataatattataaaccatTGTCATTTGCCATCAGAGaatgcaaattataattatcaacTGGAGCCCAAACAAAATGTGAATAATATTCATCACTTAGGCGAACATACTGatactaattatatttctagCGGTAGTGGGTCTTTTAGAATATTTCCTACAAACAACCAAATTCACCCTCAGAGTGTTGAAAACTTTCAACCAAACCCTAACACTAATATTAAGAGCATTACTGAAGACATAAAACGACTTGGTATAAATAAGAAACCTGAAGTATTATTGTTAAATGATGACAACAAGGAGAACCTACAAAAACATTGTGTTAGTAATTCAAATACTATTGGGGTACCACCTTTATGTGCTGACCGCTTACCGATTATATCACACAAGACAAGAAATGCTATTCTCAAGATAGAACCTACTGGGGTTAgtgttgaatttattaaaaaaaagggcaGAGATAGGGAAGAGAAAATTGTAGAAATCTGCAACATATCCAAAGATggtatgaaaattataatatctacACCGGACAAGGGAGTAGAATTATCAAATAGATCTGAACAAAAACCAGATGAAATTTTTTCCTACCACAATTTACCTCAAAAAcattggaaaaaatatttatatgctgCCCGCTTTGTTGATCTTGTTAAGGCTAAAACACCTAAAATAACCTTATATTCATCATTGGCAAAATGTCAGCTTATGGAAAATGGAACTGatattgaaatgtttttttacaatggtgaaaaaattacatacactTCTGCTGAAGGGTTAAAAGTCATTGATAGACAATTACGAACTCACAGTAATGTTAATACACCAGATTCAAAGTATTTGTATGATCATTATGAAGAATGTTCAAAcagaatgaaaaaaattgaaaGTGCTTTATCTGGTATTTCAGATGAATGTTATCCTTTGATTATTGGCAAAAGACCAGTGCAACAATTATCACACTTAGATGCCGTATTACCACATAATGTTCATAAGAACATGAATACTCCACTTTTGAATTATGGTTCTTTTCATCGTGCTACCCCATGTTCTAGTCAAGCCCATAGTgataaacaacatttttaa